The Gemmobacter aquarius genome contains the following window.
ACACCCGCAGCGCCACCGTGATCGGGGCCATCGTCGGCGGCGGCATCGGCCTGTTGCTGACGCAAGCGATCCAGACCCAGAAGGACTGGGAAGAGGTCGCCTATTACATCACCCTCATCATCCTGATGGTCATGGCGATGGATACGCTTTCAGGCTGGCTGCGCCGAAAGCTGATCAAGGGCGAATGACCGTGCCGAAACTTATCCCCGACGCACCCTTCCTGCACCCCGAAACCGAGATCACCAACGCCACGTTCGGCGCCTATGTCGAAATCGGACGCGGGTCGCGCATCCTGAACACGACCTTCCACGACTACGCCTATTGCGACCGCTACGCCGATATCGCCAATACCAGCGTCGGCCGCTTTGCCAACATCGCGGCCTTTACCCGCATCGGCCCGACCGACCACCCCTATACCCATGCGGCGCAACACCATTTCCTTTACCGCTCGAGCTATTACTGGGACGATGCGACAGACGACCCGGCCACCTTTGCCGCCCGCGCCGCCCGCCGCACCACACTCGGCCCCGATACGTGGATAGGCCACGGCGCGATCATCAAGCCCGAAGTCACCATCGGCGCTGGTGCAATCGTAGCCTCGGGCGCGGTGGTGACAAAGGACGTGCCCCCCTTCCACATGGTCGCTGGCGTCCCCGCCCAACCCCTGCGCCCGCGCTTTTCGCAACCTGTCATCGACCGTCTGATGGCGCTGGCGTGGTGGGATTGGAACCACAGCCGCCTGCGCGCTGCGCTTGACGATCTCAGGTCACTGGAAGCCGAAGCCTTCCTTGAAAAGCACGGCGGCTGAACGGCGGGTTATTCCGCCGCCATCCGCATCACCTGCCGCGCTGCCATGAAGCGCTGCCCTGCCTCGCCCGCCAGATAGGTCAACCGCCCGCCCGCAATCGTCGCCTCGACGGCCCGCGTCGCTGCATTCACCACGGTCAGATCGGCCCGCAGCCCCGCTGCGATGCGCCCGCGATCCGCCATCCCCAGCACATCGGCCGCGTTCGATGACACCATCGCCCAGGCCTGCGCCATGGGCAAAATCCGCTCGTCGACCAGCTTCCACACCGCCAGCACGAGCGCGGGAATATGGTAATCCGAAACCAGCACATCGCAAAGCCCGTCGCGCAGCAAGGCTTCGGCGGCGATGTTCCCCGCCTGCGACCCGCCGCGCACCACATTCGGCGCGCCCATGATCACGGGCGAGCCGAGCGCCCGCGCTGCTGCCGCCGCCTTGCGCGAGGTCGGGAATTCAGCCACCCGCGCGCCCAACATCGCGTAAAACTGCCGCGTCTCGGCATCGGGGTCGTCATGGCTGCCATAGGTGACGCCCAGCCTCTCTAACCCGTTGGACAGGGCACAAAGCACGCGCGGCACTTCCCGCGTCCGCGCCCGTGCCGCCTCCATCCGGGCGAACAACTCGTCCGGCGACAGCGCGGCCTTGCGCGCCCAATGGGCAAATCCGTCGGTGTTCGACCGCCACATCTGGAAGCCTTCCTCCAGATGGTCGTTGAACACCACGTAATCGACCCCGAACCGCTCGACCGTCGCAAGCAGACGTTCCGCCGCCTCGACCAGATGCGTCTCGGCCCGGATTTGCACGCGCAGATCGGTCAGGGCAGGATATTCCCTGACTGCCGCCAGCAGGGCCTCGGCCTGATCGGGGCCACGGTGCCCGCCCTCCCAGCTCCAGCTTTGTGCCAGATAGGCTGTCGTCACCCCATGCGCCGCCGCCTCGCGGTCGGTCGCGGCAAGGCCGGAGGCGATGGGAAAGGGCGCAGTCGGGCGCGGGAAGATCTGGCGTTCGAACCCGTCACCATGCAGGTCGATGATGCCGGGCATGACCCAGAAGCCCGACAGATCGACCTCGGGCAGAAAGGCATCGACGAACCGCCCCTGCGACAGGCCGACCGCCTCGTGCCGCATCGCGCCGTCTTGCAAAACCTCGGCCCCCGTCAGACGCAGGTCGGGCAGAAAAGACAGGTCCGGCATGGTGATTTCCGTTTTGGCTGAGGGAGTAAGCCTGTGGATAACACCCGCCTGCAACGGAGCCGTGACAGTCAGACCGATAATGTCAGCGTCACCCGCTCGCCCGCGAACCATGTCAGCCCGTATTCCACGGGCACAGCCGCGCCGTCCACATTCACCGCTTCCGTCCGCAGGATCGGTGCGCCCTCGCGCAAGCGCAAGCGCAGCGCCTGCACGGGTTTCGCCGCCTTCGCCGTCACCCGCGTGCTGGCCCGCACGTAATCGTCCACCCCCGCCGCAGCCAAGGCCATCGTGATCGACGGCACCTCGCGCAATGCGTCGAGCAAACCGGAAAACCGCGCCGCCGGAAAGACCGACCGGAACATGGCAATCGGCTGGCCATCCGCAAGGGATACCCCCTCGACCACCTGCACCAAAGCGCCCGGCTCCAGCCCCAGCGCCGCCGCTTCGTGCCCTGCTGCAACCCGCGTTTCCAACCGCGTCAACTCGCGCGAGGGCACCTGCCCCGCCGCCGTGACGTTCTCGTTGAACCGCACCCGGCGCCCGATGGCGTAATCGGTCGGACGGCTGGCCACAAAGACACCCGCCCCGCGCCGCGACACCACTAGCCCCTTGGCCGCCAGATCGGCCAGCGCATGGCGTACCGTATGCCGGTTCACCCCGAAGCGCGCCGCCAGTTCCGCCTCGGTCGGCAGCTTCGCCCCCGCCGGATAAAGCCCCTGCGCCAGTTCCCCCGCGAGGGTGCCCGCAATCGCCGCCCAGATCGCACCCCGCGCCATCGTCCCGCCTGTCATCAAAAATTCACGGGACTCGGCCCGCCCGTACAGGTATCAATTTGTATAGTTGTATAGAACACTAGACAACCCCGAAAGATGTTTAGCCCATGACCGAAAATCCCCGCCGCGACTGGATGGGCCTTCTGGCCCGCGCCCCGGCAGACCGCGTGGCGGACCGCCTTGCCACCCTGCTGCCCGACCTGCCCGAAACACAGGACCTGCGCCCGCCAGAGGTTGGCACCGTCATGGTCCGTGGCCGCATCGGCGCGACAGGCGCCGCCTTCAACCTTGGCGAGATGACTGTGACCCGCTGCTCGCTGCGCCTTGGTACAGGCCAAGTCGGCCACGCCCATGTGCAGGGCCGCGACAAGGCCCACGCCCGCCGCGCCGCGATCATCGACGCACTGATGCAGACAGATCGTGCATCCGATGTGCAGTCCCGCATCCTGACGCCGCTCGCACAGGAAGAAGCCAGCCGTCGCGGCACCCGCGCCGCCAAGGCCGCCGCCACCCGTGTCGAATTCTTCACACTCGTAAGAGGAGAGGACAAATGATCGAAGCAGCCCTGACCGGAGGCTTCTCGCACGCCCCCACCCAATCCGCCCGCGCCTTTCGCGCCATCCTCGACGCCCTGTCGCGCCCCGGCACGATCCATGATGTGACCGGAGCCGCCCCGCCCGCGCCGCTGTCCTGCGCCGCTGGTATCGTGCTTCTTACCCTCGCCGACGGCACGACTCCCGTGCATCTGGCGGGCGAGGCGGACACGCCAGAAACCCGCGACTGGATCACCTTCCATACCGGCGCGCCCTTGGTCGCAGCCGAACAGGCAACCTTCGCGGTCGGCACATGGGACGCCCTGCACCCCGTCGACCGCTTCGCCATCGGCACGCCGGAATATCCCGACCGCGCCGCAACGCTGATCGTCGAATGTCCCGCACTTGCCGCCACAGGCCCGCGCCTGACCGGACCGGGCATCAAGGACCACGCCAGCCTGTCGCTGCCCGAAACCGCCGCCTTCCGCGCCAATCGCGCGCTTTTCCCGCTTGGCTTCGACTGCATCTTCACCTCTGGCCACCGGATCGCCGGCCTTCCCCGTTCCACCATCGTCGAGGAAACCTGATGTATGTCGCCGTCAAGGGTGGCGAACGCGCCATCGAAAACGCCCATGCCTTCCTTGCCGAGGAACGCCGTGGCGACCCCGCCATCCCCGAACTGACCATAGCGCAGATCCGCGAACAGCTGCGCCTGTCGGTCAACCGCGTCATGGCCGAAGGCTCGCTTTACGACCCGGACCTTGCAGCACTTGCCATCAAACAGGCACGCGGCGACCTGATCGAGGCGGTCTTCCTGATCCGCGCCTACCGCACCACGCTGCCCCGCTTCGGCGCATCGCACCCCGTGGAAACCGGCGCCATGGCCTGCACCCGCCGCATCAGCGCCACCTTCAAGGACGCGCCGGGCGGACAGATCCTTGGCCCGACCTTCGACTACACCCACCGCCTGCTCGACTTCAAACTGCTGGCCGAAGGCGGGACACTCCCCGCCGTCGCGACCGCACCCGCCGACACGGCCCCGGTGCCCCATATCACCGAATTCCTGGACAAGGACGGGCTGATACAGGGCGAAGCCCGCCTTGAGGACACTCCGCCCGACCTGACACGCGAACCGATGGAGCTTCCCGCGAGCCGCGCCCTGCGCCTGCAAGCCCTGACCCGCGGCGACGAAGGCTTCATCCTGTCGCTCGCCTATTCCACCCAGCGCGGCTATGGCCGCACCCATGCCTTCGTCGGCGAGTTACGCATCGGCACGGTGGCTGTGGAAATGGACATCCCCGAACTGGGCTTTGCGGTCGAGATCGGCGAGGTCGAATTGACCGAATGCGAAACCGTCAACCAGTTCGCGGGGTCAAAGACCGAACCGCCACAATTCACCCGCGGCTATGGCCTGACCTTCGGCCAGACCGAACGCAAAGCCATCGCCATGAGCCTTGTCGACCGCGCCCTGCGCTGGAAGGAACTGGGCGAGGACGACATCGGCGCTCCGGCACAAGACGAGGAATTCGTGATGATGCATGCCGACAACGTGCAGGCCACGGGGTTTCTCGAACATATCAAGCTGCCCCATTACGTCGATTTCCAAAGCGAACTGGAACTGATCCGAAAGCTGCGGGCCGAGGCTTTGGCAGCAAAGCAGGAGGCGGCAGAATGATGCACCCCTGCCCCCTCACCCCGACCCTCTCCCCCAAGGGGAGAGGGAGGCGCCCCACTTGTGCCATCGGCGCAACCGGATCGCTACAGCCGTCCGGTTTTCGTCCGCAGCTTCACCGCCTGTTAACCGCTCGCACACCAGACTGTACTCCTGGTTTCCCTCCCCCAGCATGGGGGAGGGTCAGGGAGGGGGTCGCCACCGTGCCAGCCTATCGCGACGACAGCCAGCGTCTGCACGCCCGCGCGCAACGTGCCGCGATGACACCCGCCGAAGCCGCGCTGTGGCACCATCTGCGAAACCATCGCTTCCTTGGGCTTTCGGTCCGCCGCAAGGCGCCGGTCGGACCATGGATCGCCGATTTCCTGATCCCGGCCCGCCGCATCGCCATCTGTATCCTGCCCGAAACCGCGTTCCGGGGCAGCGATCACCCGCCACCGGGCGCGCTCGAACGGCTCGGCTACACCGTCCTGCGACCCTCGGCCAATGACCTGAGCGGGTCGCACATCGCCGCTTTGCTTCACCGCCTCGCCGCAAGGGTCACACCATGACCGACCAGACCTACAACTTTGCCTATCTCGACGAACAGACCAAGCGCATGATCCGCCGCGCCATCCTCAAGGGCGTGGCCGTTCCCGGCTATCAGGTGCCCTTCGCCAGCCGCGAGATGCCGATGCCTTATGGCTGGGGCACGGGTGGCGTGCAGGTCACCGCCGCCTGTCTTGTGCCCGAAGATGTGCTCAAGGTCATCGACCAGGGCGCGGATGACACGACAAACGCCGTCTCGATCCGCAAGTTCTTCCAACGCACCGCAGGCGTCGCGGTGACCGAGGCGACGGCAGATGCAACCGTGATCCAGACCCGCCACCGCATCCCCGAACAGGCGCTGACCGCAGGCCAGATCCTCGTCTACCAGGTGCCGATCCCCGAACCGCTGCGCTTTCTTGAACCGCGCGAGACCGAAACCCGCAAGATGCACAGCCTTGAAGAATACGGGCTGATGCATGTGAAACTTTACGAAGACATCGCCCGCCACGGTGCCATCGCCACCGCCTATGCCTACCCCGTGCGCGTCGAGGGGCGCTATGTCATGGATCCCTCGCCCATCCCGAAATTCGACAACCCGAAACTCTCGGACAGCCCCGCGTTGCAGTTGTTCGGCGCGGGCCGTGAACAGCGCATTTATGCCCTGCCACCCTTTACCCGCGTCGTCAGCCTCGATTTCGAGGACCACCCGTTTGAGCCCACCAAGGCCGACCACGACTGCGACCTGTGCGGCGCAGGCGGCAGCTACCTCGACGAGGTGATCATCGACGATGCGGGCGGGCGGATGTTCGTCTGCTCGGACACCGACTTTTGC
Protein-coding sequences here:
- a CDS encoding LbetaH domain-containing protein produces the protein MPKLIPDAPFLHPETEITNATFGAYVEIGRGSRILNTTFHDYAYCDRYADIANTSVGRFANIAAFTRIGPTDHPYTHAAQHHFLYRSSYYWDDATDDPATFAARAARRTTLGPDTWIGHGAIIKPEVTIGAGAIVASGAVVTKDVPPFHMVAGVPAQPLRPRFSQPVIDRLMALAWWDWNHSRLRAALDDLRSLEAEAFLEKHGG
- a CDS encoding alpha-D-ribose 1-methylphosphonate 5-triphosphate diphosphatase — its product is MPDLSFLPDLRLTGAEVLQDGAMRHEAVGLSQGRFVDAFLPEVDLSGFWVMPGIIDLHGDGFERQIFPRPTAPFPIASGLAATDREAAAHGVTTAYLAQSWSWEGGHRGPDQAEALLAAVREYPALTDLRVQIRAETHLVEAAERLLATVERFGVDYVVFNDHLEEGFQMWRSNTDGFAHWARKAALSPDELFARMEAARARTREVPRVLCALSNGLERLGVTYGSHDDPDAETRQFYAMLGARVAEFPTSRKAAAAARALGSPVIMGAPNVVRGGSQAGNIAAEALLRDGLCDVLVSDYHIPALVLAVWKLVDERILPMAQAWAMVSSNAADVLGMADRGRIAAGLRADLTVVNAATRAVEATIAGGRLTYLAGEAGQRFMAARQVMRMAAE
- the phnF gene encoding phosphonate metabolism transcriptional regulator PhnF, translating into MARGAIWAAIAGTLAGELAQGLYPAGAKLPTEAELAARFGVNRHTVRHALADLAAKGLVVSRRGAGVFVASRPTDYAIGRRVRFNENVTAAGQVPSRELTRLETRVAAGHEAAALGLEPGALVQVVEGVSLADGQPIAMFRSVFPAARFSGLLDALREVPSITMALAAAGVDDYVRASTRVTAKAAKPVQALRLRLREGAPILRTEAVNVDGAAVPVEYGLTWFAGERVTLTLSV
- the phnG gene encoding phosphonate C-P lyase system protein PhnG, which encodes MTENPRRDWMGLLARAPADRVADRLATLLPDLPETQDLRPPEVGTVMVRGRIGATGAAFNLGEMTVTRCSLRLGTGQVGHAHVQGRDKAHARRAAIIDALMQTDRASDVQSRILTPLAQEEASRRGTRAAKAAATRVEFFTLVRGEDK
- the phnH gene encoding phosphonate C-P lyase system protein PhnH, with product MIEAALTGGFSHAPTQSARAFRAILDALSRPGTIHDVTGAAPPAPLSCAAGIVLLTLADGTTPVHLAGEADTPETRDWITFHTGAPLVAAEQATFAVGTWDALHPVDRFAIGTPEYPDRAATLIVECPALAATGPRLTGPGIKDHASLSLPETAAFRANRALFPLGFDCIFTSGHRIAGLPRSTIVEET
- a CDS encoding carbon-phosphorus lyase complex subunit PhnI; amino-acid sequence: MYVAVKGGERAIENAHAFLAEERRGDPAIPELTIAQIREQLRLSVNRVMAEGSLYDPDLAALAIKQARGDLIEAVFLIRAYRTTLPRFGASHPVETGAMACTRRISATFKDAPGGQILGPTFDYTHRLLDFKLLAEGGTLPAVATAPADTAPVPHITEFLDKDGLIQGEARLEDTPPDLTREPMELPASRALRLQALTRGDEGFILSLAYSTQRGYGRTHAFVGELRIGTVAVEMDIPELGFAVEIGEVELTECETVNQFAGSKTEPPQFTRGYGLTFGQTERKAIAMSLVDRALRWKELGEDDIGAPAQDEEFVMMHADNVQATGFLEHIKLPHYVDFQSELELIRKLRAEALAAKQEAAE
- a CDS encoding endonuclease domain-containing protein; translated protein: MPAYRDDSQRLHARAQRAAMTPAEAALWHHLRNHRFLGLSVRRKAPVGPWIADFLIPARRIAICILPETAFRGSDHPPPGALERLGYTVLRPSANDLSGSHIAALLHRLAARVTP
- a CDS encoding alpha-D-ribose 1-methylphosphonate 5-phosphate C-P-lyase PhnJ, which encodes MTDQTYNFAYLDEQTKRMIRRAILKGVAVPGYQVPFASREMPMPYGWGTGGVQVTAACLVPEDVLKVIDQGADDTTNAVSIRKFFQRTAGVAVTEATADATVIQTRHRIPEQALTAGQILVYQVPIPEPLRFLEPRETETRKMHSLEEYGLMHVKLYEDIARHGAIATAYAYPVRVEGRYVMDPSPIPKFDNPKLSDSPALQLFGAGREQRIYALPPFTRVVSLDFEDHPFEPTKADHDCDLCGAGGSYLDEVIIDDAGGRMFVCSDTDFCTSRRAAGHVGRLGETAGGIA